The Arachis ipaensis cultivar K30076 chromosome B07, Araip1.1, whole genome shotgun sequence genome includes a window with the following:
- the LOC107609586 gene encoding ADP-ribosylation factor-like protein 8c produces the protein MGLWDSLLNWLRSLFFKQEMELSLVGLQNAGKTSLVNSIATGGYSEDMIPTVGFNMRKVTKGNVTIKLWDLGGQRRFRTMWERYCRGVSAIVYVVDAADRDSVPISRSELHELLTKPSLGGIPLLVLGNKIDKSEALSKQALVDQLELESIKDREVCCYMISCKDSVNIDVVIDWLIKHSKTAK, from the exons TTTTTAAACAGGAGATGGAGCTTTCCCTTGTAGGCCTTCAGAATGCAGGGAAGACTTCTCTTGTTAATTCAATTGCT aCTGGGGGCTATAGTGAGGACATGATTCCAACT GTTGGGTTCAACATGAGGAAAGTCACCAAGGGGAATGTAACTATAAAGCTTTGGGACCTTGGTGGCCAGAGGAGGTTCAGAACAATGTGGGAGCGTTACTGTCGCGGCGTCTCAGCTATAGT GTATGTTGTAGATGCTGCTGACAGAGACAGTGTTCCTATATCTCGAAGCGAGTTGCATGAACTCTTGACGAAACCTTCTCTAGGTGGAATTCCTTTGCTTGTTCTTGGAAATAAAATTGACAAGTCAGAAGCACTCTCCAAGCAAGCATTGGTAGATCAGCT AGAACTTGAGTCAATTAAAGACAGAGAGGTATGCTGCTATATGATCTCATGCAAGGATTCTGTAAACATAGATGTGGTCATTGACTGGCTAATCAAACATTCCAAAACTGCAAAATGA
- the LOC107609238 gene encoding probable inactive receptor kinase At1g48480 encodes MNNTLFLSTLLVLLSSAIVSGGDLASDRATLLTLRATVGGRSLLWNQTEQNPCSWTGVFCENEKRNRVTTLRLPGMGLSGNLPLGLGNLTELQTLSLRFNALTGPIPSDFAKLTSLRNLYLQGNFFNGQIPDFLFSMENLVRLNLGKNNFSGEISPKFNSLTRLDTLYLENNHFTGSIPDLSVPPLHQFNVSNNQLNGSVPERFSGLNESAFSGNELCGKPLEACPGSNNGGGGSHKKKNKLSGGAIAGIVIGSVIGAILILLLLFLLCRKSRKTDSRDVSAAAPPKSVEVADVARDGGGASGSSAVAASKVESKSNGGGAKSLVFFGDVNRPFDLEELLRASAEVLGKGTFGTTYKATMDLGISVAVKRLKDVTLPEREFREKIEQVGKMVHENLVPLRGHYFSKDEKLVVYDYMPMGSLSALLHANNGAGRTPLNWETRSAIALGAARGVAYLHSHGPTSSHGNIKSSNILLTKSFEARVSDFGLAHLALPTATPNRISGYRAPEVTDSRKVSQKADVYSFGIMLLELLTGKAPTHSSLNEDGVDLPRWVQSVVQDEWNTEVFDVELLRYQNIEDEMVKLLQLALECTAQYPDKRPSMEVVESRIQEISRSSLEKEEEEEKNEFSQQYYSVDSGPPQA; translated from the exons ATGAACAACACTCTGTTTCTATCCACACTCCTCGTCCTGTTATCCTCCGCCATTGTTTCCGGCGGCGATCTAGCCTCCGACAGAGCAACCCTCCTAACCCTACGGGCCACTGTTGGTGGTCGCTCCCTCCTCTGGAACCAAACGGAACAGAATCCATGCTCATGGACGGGTGTGTTCTGCGAAAACGAAAAGAGAAACAGAGTAACAACGTTGAGGCTCCCAGGCATGGGTCTCTCAGGGAACCTTCCATTGGGTTTGGGTAACCTCACTGAGCTTCAGACCCTCTCTCTCCGATTCAATGCACTCACCGGTCCCATTCCCTCCGATTTCGCCAAACTCACCTCTCTCAGAAACCTCTATCTTCAGGGGAACTTCTTCAATGGCCAAATCCCTGATTTCTTGTTCTCTATGGAGAATTTGGTTAGGTTGAATTTGGGGAAGAACAATTTCAGCGGCGAGATCTCTCCCAAGTTCAATTCTCTTACTCGTTTGGATACTCTCTATTTAGAGAATAATCACTTCACTGGGAGCATCCCTGACCTTAGTGTTCCGCCTCTGCATCAGTTCAACGTGTCGAATAATCAGTTGAACGGTTCGGTTCCGGAGCGGTTTTCGGGGTTGAATGAAAGCGCTTTTTCCGGGAATGAGCTCTGTGGGAAGCCCCTTGAAGCTTGCCCTGGTAGTAACAATGGTGGAGGAGGGAGCCATAAGAAGAAGAATAAGCTCTCTGGCGGTGCAATTGCGGGTATTGTTATTGGGTCTGTAATTGGAGCGATTTTGATTCTACTGCTTTTGTTCTTGTTATGCAGAAAATCCAGAAAAACTGATTCCAGGGATGTTTCTGCGGCTGCACCTCCAAAAAGTGTGGAGGTTGCTGACGTGGCACGAGATGGTGGTGGTGCTAGTGGTTCCTCGGCCGTTGCGGCTTCAAAGGTTGAAAGCAAGAGCAATGGTGGTGGTGCAAAAAGTTTAGTATTCTTTGGTGATGTGAATAGGCCGTTTGATCTTGAAGAGTTGCTGAGGGCTTCTGCTGAGGTTCTTGGAAAAGGGACATTCGGAACCACCTATAAGGCCACGATGGATTTGGGGATCAGCGTCGCCGTGAAGCGCCTGAAGGATGTTACCCTGCCGGAGAGGGAGTTCAGGGAGAAGATAGAGCAAGTTGGGAAGATGGTTCATGAGAATTTGGTTCCACTCAGGGGTCACTACTTCAGCAAAGATGAGAAGCTTGTTGTGTATGATTACATGCCAATGGGAAGCTTGTCTGCATTATTACAtg CGAATAATGGCGCCGGCAGGACTCCCCTGAATTGGGAAACAAGGTCTGCCATTGCCCTTGGCGCTGCTCGTGGGGTCGCATACCTACATTCACACGGACCAACATCCTCGCATGGAAACATCAAATCCTCAAATATCCTTCTCACCAAATCATTTGAAGCTCGTGTCTCCGACTTTGGCCTTGCTCATCTTGCTCTCCCGACCGCCACACCCAACCGTATTTCCGGCTATCGCGCCCCAGAGGTCACTGACTCTCGCAAAGTATCACAAAAGGCAGACGTCTACAGCTTTGGTATAATGCTCTTGGAACTCCTAACGGGGAAGGCTCCCACTCATTCCTCACTGAATGAAGATGGTGTAGACCTCCCAAGATGGGTCCAGTCGGTGGTTCAAGACGAGTGGAACACTGAGGTTTTCGACGTGGAGCTCCTTAGGTACCAGAACATTGAGGATGAAATGGTGAAGCTCTTGCAGCTCGCGCTCGAATGCACAGCTCAATACCCCGACAAGAGACCTTCAATGGAGGTGGTTGAAAGCAGGATTCAGGAAATTTCACGTTCTAGTttagagaaagaggaagaagaagaaaaaaatgaattttcACAACAGTACTACTCTGTTGATTCTGGTCCCCCACAAGCTTGA